In Streptomyces sp. HUAS ZL42, the DNA window GCCACCGGAGTTACCTCTTGGGTGGATCGGGTGCATTCGCGACCGATAAGAGGGCACTATGCTCTTATTGCCGATACCGAAGGGCTGACCCTCGTGAACCTCTTGCTTTTTTCCACTCGCGGTCTTGACCTTTAGTCGACCCTTGGGTAGCCACCGGTGAATCTGATACGCCCCTTTCTCGCCGCGGCCGGGCTTGATTTCATTCTCGTCCACGCTGAAGGAGTAAGGTCCCTTTTGGCCGTGCTGAACTGGCTGGGACGTGGACAGCACCTCGCCCTTGTCTTTGTCATACAGCGCTAGCTGCAGCCCTGCCGGGTTCAGCCACCTGCGATAGCGATCCCACAAAAACAGGATAAGTAGAACCCCAGCCGCACACAGCGCGCCTATAAGATTCCACGGCGTAGAGGGAGGGGGCTTCACCGTTGTGCCGACGAATACGGTTGCGAGTTGCTTGTTCCCGTCTGTGCTGTCGAGGACCGTGACATGCCCGCCGAGCATCTGGTCTTTGGCTGCTCTGTCGCTGACAGAAATAGCGAACTTATGCGATTGCTGCGCACTGCCAGCTGGTACGGACACGATTACCGGGCTGATGCTCGCGGGTACGGCCTTGTTCGTGTCCTGCAGAATGAGGCGCAGCTCGTGTGGCTTACTGTCTTTGTTTGCGGTTTCCACGATTCCTGAGACAGTTCCGCCCGGTTGGACAGTCTGCTGGTCAACCACCCCGGCGGCCGTGACGCCGGTGGGTGGGGGATCTACATCCAGGGTGACCGGACGGGAATCCCCAGTGATACCTGGAGCAACCACCGTGCTCGTGAGAGTCAGCTTCCCCTTGGCATTCCGAGGTATGTCCACGTAACCGCTGAATCGGCCGTCCCCAGACTTGCTGTCAGGTTCCCGCCCCTTGTCCTCCAATTGGAACCCGTTGGGCTGAATGCTCTGGCCGGCAAGCCGGACGCCGACTCGTCCGCCATACGCCTGCAGGAGGTCGATTACCGGAACTCCCTGCTGGTTTTGAAGCTGCACTTCCACCGGGATCTTCTCACCCTGCTCCACGCCCCTCTGTACGTCGATATAGGAACGGACGACGCCTTGCCAGATCGCGCCAATAGTGGCCGTTTGATCTCGGTGACCAGGAGGTGCGTCGACGTGTGCGGTCCATTCACCCGGTGCAGGAGGTTGAAGGATTTGTAGTCCCGCTACCGTGTTCTGTAGTCCGCTGACCTGAAATGCGGAGTTTTCCCCGTCGCGAGGAATCTTCGTTCCCCCTGGGTCGATGTAGGATACATTTACTTCCGGGTCATGCTTTATCACCACGATTGCTGCGTTTGTTGCAATGGGGGGCAACTCGACGTGCAGGTCACTGGACGGTCGCCTGCTGGTTCCCTCCGTCAGATGAGCGCACCGAGCGCTGGCAAACGTCTGAAGCAGCGCCGTGTCGACGTCGCTGGGGCTGGTCACGGTGCGTGCGTGAGGCGTGGCCTCTGGGAGACCGGCGCACGCGTTCTGGTATGCGCCACTCGCCATGGTCTGGAGAGCTTCTTTTTCCACGTCCTTTCCGAACCCGAGCGGCCAGACCTGCACTCCTGCCGACCTCGCTTGTCGCAGGGCGCCGGTCAGGGCCTTCTCACCGTTGGCCTCCCGCGTGGGAGGATCCGGACCGTATGCCGGGTCGTCCCGAACGTCGAGCTTCCCATCGGTCAGCAGAAACATGATCTTAGGTGTTCCGGGAGAGGAGTCTGCTGAGAGCCGGTTCGCTGCCTGCCGTATCGCGGACGGGAAATCAGTGCCTGCACCGATCTTTGCGCTCTCTCGATTGAGGCGCTTCACGCAGTCTCCCAAGCTTTGCCTACCAGCGGCGTCAAGTTTGGTCAACGGGCAGGCCTCGTCCACTGATGTGTAACCAGAGTCGTCAGCTCCGCCGAATATAAGGACCATACCGCGGGAGTCTCTGGATATTTCTCCCTGAGCAAGAAGAGCGGCTGCTTCTTTCTCTCCCTGCAGAGCGTCGGCCTCCACACTGGGCGACGCATCAACGACGACAGCGAAATCAATAGGCCCAGCACCACCCTCTGAATCGCCTCTGGCGACAGCGGATGGAGCACCGAGAGACGAGATGCCGAGGGTGACTGCCCATATCACTGCGGCGTTGAGAATTTGAACCAACAACCGAGCGTATACGCGCCGTTGTCGTCCCATCCTCCGGTGCCACTGCGACCCGAAGGCCAACGTGGGTGCATTTCCGTTCGGAGACATGGTACTCCGTCCGGTCTGAGACAGATAGACCCGGAAGGCATCTCTACATATGCCTTACCAGTCGGTTGGCGACCCCGCTGGTCGATCCCCGTCGTTCTCAGTGCAGCACGACCCCGAAGTTCACGCAAATGCGGGAGTTTCCGGAGTTGTTGCGTTGTTCGGATCATGCTCGCGCTATGTAACGGGTTCGGTTCCTGCCGAGATTGAACGAGCGTTGTTGTACCTGCTGATAGGCGTTTGACCCTGCGGTACGCCGTGCTTTTCAGTATGCGCAGAGTAACGGGCTCACGAGCGGCGATCTCCCTATCGAGCCGAGCGACCTGCCGGTCCAGCACGCCGATCACCGAGCGCAGCGCCCGCAGCCGCGCTGAAATGGGCGGCGGGAACCGGCAGCTCGTCAAGGAACGCGACGCCGCCGACGCCAAACAACTCGGTGCTGTGCGAGTTTCGGGCCCGGCTGGCCGAGAACGGCACCGCTGACTGGTTGTTGAAGGCGATGCTGGAGCGTCTGAGCGAGGCCGGCCTGCTCAAGGCTGGGGGCCGGCAGCGTACCGACGCCACCCATGTACTGACCGCGGTGCGTTTCCTCAGCCGTCTGGAGCTGGTCGGGGAGACGCTGCGGGCCGCTTTGGAGGAGCTGGCCGAGGCCGCCCCTGACTGGCTGACTCAGCTGATTGCACCGGAGTGGGGCAAGCGCTACGGGCGGAGGGTGAAGATCGGCAAGGGGCAGACGATTCTCGCCGCTGCCTGGGCCCCGTCTGCCCCGCCTCATCTGCGGCTGCTGCCGCAGCGAACGCGACCCATGTCGAGGCGGTCGGGAAGATCATCTACCTGCGGCAGAACTACCACTTCGGGCTCGAGAAGATCGCCATGTACCTCCAGCGGTACCACGACGTCACCATCAGCAAGTCCGGCGTCTGGCGGATCCTCAATCGCCTCGACATGGGCCGCCTTCCGGCACCGCAGCGCTACAAGCGCCACGACCGCAGACGGAAGCGGTAGGAGAAACAACTGCCCGGCCACCGGGTGCAGATCGACGTGAAGTTCATCGGGCCGCTCGCCTCAATGCGGCACGGGCGCCGCGGCGGGCGCAACAAATACTTCCAATTCACCGCGATCGACGACTGCACAAGGCTGCGGGTGCTGTGGATCTATCCGACGCTGAACCAGGCCACCGCCATCCAGTTCCTCGACTACGTCATCCAACGCCTGCCGTTCCAGGTCGAGGTCTTCCAGACCGACAACGGTGCCGAGTTCCCAGTCCGCGTTCCACTGGCACATCCTCGACAAGGGCATCGCCCACACCTACATCAAGCCCCGCACGCCACGCCTGAACGGCAAGGTCGAACGCTCCCACCGTATCGACGCCGAGGAGTTCTACCAGCTCCTCGACGGCGTCATCATCGACGACGCCGAGGTATTCAACGACAAGCTGCGCGAGTGGGAGGACTGCTACAACTACCATCGGCCCCAGGGCGGCCTCGGCGGCCAGACGCCCTACGAACGCCTCAAGCAGAAGACCATGGCCCAGGCGTAGTCGGTGATCGTCAGTTGCACAACCTGGACCTCAAGGGCGACCCGTCGGAGGTGCCCGCAGGGCGATCTCGGGAGAGGCACAGGATGCCGGTGATTACATCCGAGGTGACGCCAACAGCCGTATTGTACTGAGCTGTATCTGCCGCCCGAGTGGACCAACGACCGGCAGGGGGCTGGGCCGTGCTTGTCCCGTCTGGCGGAGGAGATGATCGAACGGGCGCTGCCCGACCTGCCCGAGGGCCGCGTCTGGATGGCCGCGGACAAGGTCTACGGCCGCGACGCATCCTTCTGCTGCTTCCTCGGGACGCGCAGACTGTCGTACGCGGTCACCGTGCAGGCCGGATGGTGGAACGCCGCGCCCGTACCTGAAGCAGACGCCCGCGCTGGACGGGCGGACTGCCGAGGCCATGGATCGGGCGACGGAGTGGGCTGTGCTCCCTTAGGGAACTGCGGGCTGGGTCACACCGAGGCTTCGCGAACAGCGAGAAAATCGTTCCGTAGTTAACGCTTCACGCATTGGTGAGCTGACCGTAGAATTCCGCATCCAAGGGGGGATCAGCGGGACTTGTGCGGCCACCAGGACAGTACGGATTTCTGTGGCCGCGCTTTGCGTTGGCGGCAGAGGGGACTGCGGTCGACGCTGGTGCTCCGTTGGCCCAGAGGCGACAACATCAGGGACCAGCGTGACGAACTCGGGTGACTTCGGGGGCAGCCAGGAACTCGACCG includes these proteins:
- a CDS encoding VWA domain-containing protein, with amino-acid sequence MVQILNAAVIWAVTLGISSLGAPSAVARGDSEGGAGPIDFAVVVDASPSVEADALQGEKEAAALLAQGEISRDSRGMVLIFGGADDSGYTSVDEACPLTKLDAAGRQSLGDCVKRLNRESAKIGAGTDFPSAIRQAANRLSADSSPGTPKIMFLLTDGKLDVRDDPAYGPDPPTREANGEKALTGALRQARSAGVQVWPLGFGKDVEKEALQTMASGAYQNACAGLPEATPHARTVTSPSDVDTALLQTFASARCAHLTEGTSRRPSSDLHVELPPIATNAAIVVIKHDPEVNVSYIDPGGTKIPRDGENSAFQVSGLQNTVAGLQILQPPAPGEWTAHVDAPPGHRDQTATIGAIWQGVVRSYIDVQRGVEQGEKIPVEVQLQNQQGVPVIDLLQAYGGRVGVRLAGQSIQPNGFQLEDKGREPDSKSGDGRFSGYVDIPRNAKGKLTLTSTVVAPGITGDSRPVTLDVDPPPTGVTAAGVVDQQTVQPGGTVSGIVETANKDSKPHELRLILQDTNKAVPASISPVIVSVPAGSAQQSHKFAISVSDRAAKDQMLGGHVTVLDSTDGNKQLATVFVGTTVKPPPSTPWNLIGALCAAGVLLILFLWDRYRRWLNPAGLQLALYDKDKGEVLSTSQPVQHGQKGPYSFSVDENEIKPGRGEKGAYQIHRWLPKGRLKVKTASGKKQEVHEGQPFGIGNKSIVPSYRSRMHPIHPRGNSGGSKSGTADYF
- a CDS encoding integrase core domain-containing protein; the protein is MPSSQSAFHWHILDKGIAHTYIKPRTPRLNGKVERSHRIDAEEFYQLLDGVIIDDAEVFNDKLREWEDCYNYHRPQGGLGGQTPYERLKQKTMAQA